From one Leifsonia soli genomic stretch:
- a CDS encoding TrmH family RNA methyltransferase — MLDNPRSPRVRAVAKLAKRPARAETGLFLLEGPQAVEEALAFRPELVVDLFATPTALERYPEIARAASDAGIEVEFVSEHVLDAMADTVTPQGFVAVARQFPTSIRDIFAGSPRLVAVLEEVRDPGNAGTIIRAADSAGADAVVLSGRTVDLYNPKVVRSTTGSLFHLPVAVGADLADVVGRAHTAGLQVLAADIKGEDLLSARRDGELTRPTAWVFGNEAHGLDDELLGLVDRVVTVPIYGKAESMNLATAASVCLYESAFAQRS; from the coding sequence ATGCTGGACAACCCGCGCTCGCCGCGCGTCAGGGCCGTCGCCAAGCTCGCCAAGCGTCCCGCCCGTGCCGAGACGGGACTGTTCCTCCTCGAAGGGCCGCAGGCCGTTGAAGAGGCGCTCGCGTTCCGGCCGGAGCTCGTCGTCGACCTCTTCGCCACTCCGACGGCGCTCGAGCGGTATCCCGAGATCGCCCGCGCGGCGTCCGACGCCGGCATCGAGGTGGAGTTCGTCTCAGAGCACGTGCTGGATGCGATGGCCGACACTGTGACGCCCCAAGGCTTCGTCGCCGTCGCGCGCCAGTTCCCGACCTCGATCCGCGACATCTTCGCCGGGTCTCCGCGGCTCGTCGCCGTGCTGGAGGAGGTGCGCGACCCGGGCAACGCCGGGACGATCATCCGCGCAGCCGACTCGGCCGGAGCGGATGCCGTGGTGCTGAGCGGCCGGACGGTCGACCTGTACAACCCCAAGGTGGTGCGGTCGACCACCGGCTCCCTGTTCCATCTGCCGGTCGCGGTGGGGGCCGACCTGGCCGACGTCGTCGGACGCGCGCACACCGCGGGCCTGCAGGTGCTCGCCGCCGACATCAAGGGGGAGGACCTCCTCTCCGCGCGCCGGGACGGCGAGCTCACCCGGCCGACCGCGTGGGTGTTCGGCAACGAGGCGCACGGGCTCGACGACGAGCTGCTCGGGCTGGTGGACCGCGTGGTCACCGTCCCGATCTACGGGAAGGCCGAGTCGATGAACCTGGCGACGGCCGCCTCGGTGTGCCTCTACGAGTCGGCGTTCGCGCAGCGCTCCTGA
- the pheS gene encoding phenylalanine--tRNA ligase subunit alpha, which produces MSDSTEITESAVESAVGAALAAIDAAHDSTALKAVRHDHTAEGSPLARLNASIRSLPGDQKAAAGKLVGGARARVNQAFTAKEAEIAAAEEAAQLAAETVDVTALPSRWTPGARHPLSLLQERIADVFVGMGWEVAEGPELESEWYNFDALNFDADHPARAMQDTFFVEPTDAHLVMRTHTSPVQLRALLGDDLPVYRIAPGRVFRTDEFDATHLPVFHQTEGIAVDKGLTMAHLRGTLDHFVKTLFGDEARVRLRPNYFPFTEPSAELDLWHPTFTGGARWIEWGGCGMVNPNVLRSAGIDPDVYSGFAFGMGVERALMFRNDVKDMRDMAEGDVRFSQQFGMVV; this is translated from the coding sequence GTGTCAGATTCCACGGAGATCACCGAATCCGCGGTCGAGTCGGCGGTCGGTGCGGCGCTCGCCGCGATCGATGCCGCGCACGACTCGACGGCGCTGAAGGCGGTGCGCCACGACCACACGGCCGAGGGTTCGCCGCTCGCCCGGCTGAACGCGAGCATCCGGTCGCTCCCCGGCGACCAGAAGGCGGCGGCCGGCAAGCTCGTCGGCGGTGCACGCGCACGCGTGAACCAGGCGTTCACCGCCAAGGAGGCCGAGATCGCCGCGGCGGAGGAGGCCGCGCAGCTCGCCGCCGAGACCGTCGACGTCACGGCGCTGCCCTCGCGCTGGACGCCGGGCGCCCGCCACCCGCTGAGCCTGCTCCAGGAGCGCATCGCCGACGTCTTCGTCGGGATGGGCTGGGAGGTCGCGGAGGGGCCGGAGCTCGAGAGCGAGTGGTACAACTTCGACGCCCTCAACTTCGACGCCGACCACCCGGCGCGCGCGATGCAGGACACCTTCTTCGTCGAGCCGACGGACGCGCACCTCGTGATGCGCACGCACACCTCGCCGGTCCAGCTGCGTGCGCTGCTCGGCGACGACCTGCCCGTCTACCGGATCGCTCCCGGCCGCGTCTTCCGCACCGACGAGTTCGACGCGACGCACCTCCCGGTGTTCCACCAGACGGAGGGCATCGCGGTCGACAAGGGCCTCACCATGGCGCACCTGCGCGGAACGCTCGACCACTTCGTGAAGACGCTGTTCGGCGACGAGGCGCGCGTGCGGCTGCGCCCCAACTACTTCCCGTTCACCGAGCCGAGCGCCGAGCTCGACCTGTGGCACCCCACCTTCACGGGCGGCGCCCGCTGGATCGAGTGGGGCGGCTGCGGCATGGTCAACCCCAACGTCCTGCGCTCCGCCGGGATCGACCCGGACGTCTACTCGGGCTTCGCGTTCGGGATGGGCGTCGAGCGCGCCCTGATGTTCCGCAACGACGTCAAGGACATGCGCGACATGGCCGAAGGCGATGTCCGTTTCTCCCAGCAGTTCGGAATGGTGGTCTGA
- the pheT gene encoding phenylalanine--tRNA ligase subunit beta — translation MRVPLSWLGEFVDLEPGTTPEEVHAALVSVGLEEEDIHTFELSGPIVVGQVLEFVEEPQSNGKTIRWCQVRVAPDGEKAADGGADVRGIVCGARNFFEGDKVVVTLPGAVLPGPFPIAARKTYGHVSDGMIASARELGLGEDHDGILRLSTLGLDAEVGTDAVSLLGLDDAAVEVNVTPDRGYAFSIRGIAREYSHATGAAFRDPADAVPLGSVADHPSGFSVTVDDTAPIRGRVGASVFVTRVVRDVDGSRPTPPWMIARLTLAGIRSISLIVDITNYVMLELGQPIHGYDLDKLSGGIVVRRATPGETLVTLDGQTRKLDPEDLVIADASGAIGLAGVMGGASTEIGDGTRTVLVEAANFDPVSIARTARRHKLPSEASKRFERGVDPQVAVAAAARVVQLLEQLAGGRADELGSLLDDSEAAEPIRLPKGYIASLVGVEFSDDEVRGALAEIGGTVTETADGLLVAPPTWRPDLRDKSDLAEEVARIVGYDRIPSVLPVAPPGRGLTREQRLRRAVAQTLADNGATEVLSFPFVSEAQNDLFGSAEPGGVLAVRLANALDATAPYLRTSLLPGLVDAAKRNLARGLVDLRVYELGTVFRPSEGSIGSETLPPGAALPGADILAGLNAGIPAQPRHLAGLVVGNAVEKQPGLAAVPAGLVDALDMVRQTAAAVGVTVDLVQSSHQALHPGRTARLVARGADGSETPVGYAGELLPALADDLDLPRVVAVFELDLDALIAVAPADIVAGVIAGFPAATQDLSLVVREDAPAGEVLRAVREGAGELLEDVRLVDDYRGPGLPDAHKSLTFALRFRAADRTLTAAEASEAKLAGAARAGELFGAAIRE, via the coding sequence ATGCGCGTCCCCCTGAGTTGGCTCGGCGAGTTCGTCGACCTGGAGCCCGGCACGACGCCGGAGGAGGTGCACGCCGCCCTCGTGTCCGTCGGGCTCGAGGAGGAGGACATCCACACCTTCGAGCTGAGCGGTCCGATCGTCGTCGGCCAGGTGCTCGAGTTCGTCGAGGAGCCGCAGAGCAACGGCAAGACCATCCGCTGGTGCCAGGTGCGCGTCGCCCCCGATGGTGAGAAGGCGGCCGACGGCGGCGCCGACGTGCGCGGCATCGTCTGCGGCGCCCGCAACTTCTTCGAGGGCGACAAGGTCGTCGTGACGCTGCCCGGCGCCGTGCTTCCCGGACCCTTCCCCATCGCGGCACGCAAGACGTACGGGCACGTGTCCGACGGCATGATCGCCTCGGCCCGCGAGCTCGGCCTCGGTGAGGACCACGACGGCATCCTCCGCCTGTCGACGCTCGGCCTCGACGCGGAGGTCGGCACGGACGCGGTGAGCCTGCTCGGGCTCGACGACGCGGCCGTCGAGGTCAACGTCACGCCCGACCGCGGCTACGCGTTCTCGATCCGCGGCATCGCGCGCGAGTACTCGCACGCGACGGGTGCGGCCTTCCGCGACCCCGCCGACGCGGTCCCGCTCGGCTCCGTCGCCGACCACCCGAGCGGCTTCAGCGTCACGGTGGACGACACCGCTCCCATCCGCGGTCGTGTCGGCGCGAGCGTCTTCGTCACCCGCGTCGTCCGCGACGTCGACGGCTCACGCCCCACCCCGCCGTGGATGATCGCGCGGCTCACGCTCGCCGGCATCCGGTCGATCTCGCTCATCGTCGACATCACGAACTACGTGATGCTCGAGCTGGGGCAGCCCATCCACGGCTACGACCTCGACAAACTGTCCGGCGGCATCGTGGTCCGCCGCGCGACGCCGGGGGAGACGCTGGTCACCCTCGACGGCCAGACCAGGAAGCTCGACCCGGAAGACCTCGTGATCGCGGACGCCTCCGGGGCGATCGGCCTGGCCGGCGTCATGGGCGGAGCATCCACCGAGATCGGCGACGGCACCCGCACCGTGCTCGTCGAGGCGGCGAACTTCGACCCGGTGTCGATCGCGCGGACGGCCCGCCGCCACAAGCTGCCCAGCGAGGCGTCCAAGCGCTTCGAGCGCGGTGTCGACCCGCAGGTCGCCGTGGCCGCGGCCGCGCGCGTCGTGCAGCTGCTCGAGCAGCTCGCCGGCGGTCGTGCGGACGAGCTCGGCTCGCTGCTGGACGACTCCGAGGCCGCCGAGCCCATCCGCCTGCCGAAGGGGTACATCGCCTCGCTCGTCGGCGTCGAGTTCTCCGACGACGAGGTGCGCGGAGCGCTCGCCGAGATCGGCGGCACGGTGACCGAGACGGCCGACGGCCTGCTGGTCGCCCCGCCGACCTGGCGCCCGGACCTCCGCGACAAGTCGGACCTGGCGGAGGAGGTCGCCCGCATCGTCGGCTACGACCGCATCCCGTCGGTGCTGCCGGTCGCGCCTCCCGGCCGCGGGCTGACGCGCGAGCAGCGCCTCCGTCGCGCGGTCGCCCAGACGCTCGCCGACAACGGCGCCACCGAGGTGCTGTCGTTCCCGTTCGTGAGCGAGGCCCAGAACGACCTGTTCGGCTCCGCCGAGCCCGGCGGCGTCCTCGCGGTCCGCCTGGCCAATGCTCTCGACGCGACCGCGCCGTACCTGCGCACGTCGCTGCTCCCCGGCCTGGTGGATGCGGCGAAGCGGAATCTCGCGCGCGGGCTCGTCGACCTCCGCGTCTACGAGCTCGGCACCGTCTTCCGGCCGTCGGAGGGGTCGATCGGCAGCGAGACGCTCCCGCCCGGCGCCGCGCTGCCCGGTGCCGACATCCTCGCCGGACTGAATGCGGGCATCCCGGCGCAGCCGCGACACCTCGCCGGCCTCGTCGTCGGCAACGCCGTCGAGAAGCAGCCGGGGCTCGCCGCCGTGCCGGCCGGCCTGGTCGACGCGCTCGACATGGTGCGCCAGACCGCTGCCGCCGTCGGCGTGACCGTCGACCTGGTGCAGTCGTCGCACCAGGCGCTGCACCCGGGTCGCACCGCGCGGCTCGTCGCCCGCGGTGCCGACGGGTCCGAGACCCCGGTGGGATACGCGGGCGAGCTGCTCCCGGCGCTGGCCGACGACCTCGATCTGCCGCGCGTCGTCGCGGTCTTCGAGCTCGACCTCGACGCCCTGATCGCCGTCGCCCCCGCCGACATCGTCGCGGGCGTCATCGCGGGCTTCCCTGCCGCGACGCAGGACCTGTCGCTCGTGGTGCGGGAGGACGCCCCGGCCGGCGAGGTGCTGCGCGCCGTCCGCGAGGGTGCAGGGGAGCTGCTCGAGGACGTCCGGCTGGTCGACGACTACCGCGGACCCGGCCTGCCGGATGCGCACAAGAGCCTGACCTTCGCCCTGCGCTTCCGCGCGGCGGACCGCACCCTGACCGCCGCAGAGGCGAGCGAGGCGAAGCTGGCCGGCGCGGCCCGGGCCGGCGAGCTGTTCGGCGCGGCGATCCGGGAGTAA
- the argC gene encoding N-acetyl-gamma-glutamyl-phosphate reductase, with translation MTFSVAVAGASGYAGGELLRILAGHPELEVRTVTAHQNAGHPLIAHQPHLRSLAHLTLQDTSAETLSGHDVVFLALPHGTSGEIAAQLPADTIVVDCGADHRLEDPADWAAFYGGEHFGAWAYGVPELPIGGSAGGPGKQRDHLVGARRIAAPGCNASAVSLALAPGIQAGLIDDEDIVAVLAVGPSGAGKSLKTMYLASEILGSANPYAVGGTHRHIPEIQQNLRKAGAGSPTVSFTPVLVPMSRGILATSTARVKPGVTAEQVQAAWEDAYAGEPFVHVLPAGVLPRTSDVLGANTVLIGVALDAAAGRVVTVLAIDNLYKGTAGAAIQSVNIALGLDETAGLTVNGVAP, from the coding sequence ATGACTTTCTCGGTCGCCGTCGCAGGCGCTTCCGGATACGCGGGCGGTGAGCTGCTGCGCATCCTCGCCGGGCACCCGGAACTCGAGGTCCGCACCGTCACCGCGCACCAGAACGCGGGCCATCCGCTGATCGCGCACCAGCCGCACCTGCGCTCGCTCGCACACCTCACCCTGCAGGACACGAGCGCGGAGACCCTGAGCGGGCACGATGTCGTCTTCCTGGCGCTGCCGCACGGCACCTCGGGCGAGATCGCCGCTCAGCTCCCGGCCGACACGATCGTCGTCGACTGCGGCGCCGATCACCGGCTGGAGGACCCGGCCGACTGGGCGGCCTTCTACGGCGGCGAGCACTTCGGCGCCTGGGCCTACGGTGTTCCGGAGCTCCCCATCGGCGGGAGCGCGGGGGGGCCCGGCAAGCAGCGCGACCACCTCGTCGGGGCCCGGCGGATCGCCGCCCCCGGCTGCAACGCGAGCGCGGTGTCGCTCGCTCTCGCCCCGGGCATCCAGGCCGGGCTGATCGACGACGAGGACATCGTCGCGGTGCTCGCAGTCGGCCCGTCGGGTGCGGGCAAGTCGCTGAAGACGATGTACCTGGCGAGCGAGATCCTCGGGTCCGCGAACCCGTACGCGGTCGGCGGGACGCACCGGCACATCCCCGAGATCCAGCAGAACCTGCGGAAGGCGGGCGCAGGATCGCCGACCGTGTCGTTCACGCCGGTGCTCGTCCCGATGTCGCGCGGCATCCTCGCGACCTCGACCGCGCGCGTGAAGCCCGGCGTCACCGCCGAGCAGGTCCAGGCCGCCTGGGAGGACGCATACGCGGGGGAGCCGTTCGTGCACGTGCTGCCCGCCGGAGTCCTGCCGCGCACGTCCGATGTGCTCGGGGCCAACACCGTCCTGATCGGCGTCGCCCTCGACGCCGCCGCCGGCCGGGTCGTGACCGTGCTCGCGATCGACAATCTCTACAAGGGGACGGCCGGAGCGGCCATCCAGTCCGTCAACATCGCCCTCGGACTCGACGAGACCGCGGGCCTGACCGTGAACGGAGTCGCACCGTGA
- the argJ gene encoding bifunctional glutamate N-acetyltransferase/amino-acid acetyltransferase ArgJ: protein MSVTAASGFAAAGVVAGLKASGRRDLALVRNLGPLNAAAAVFTTNRCKANPVLWSQQVMQDGVVSAIVLNSGGANCYTGSQGFQVTHATAEAVATELGVSAGDVLVCSTGLIGEQLPLDKLVAGVTTAANALARDAGLGAAEAIMTTDTRAKEAQFRSPNGWTVGGMAKGAGMLAPGLATMLVVVTTDAVLTSGRLDAALRRATRVTFDRLDSDGCMSTNDTVALLASGASGVEPGDEEFALALTAVCRDLAEQLQADAEGASHDIAIEVVNAASEDDAVVVGRAVSRSNLFKAAIFGNDPNWGRVLAAVGTTDAEFDPYGIDVAINGVQVCTSGEPDQPRDLVDLTPRAVHVLIDLHAGDETATILTNDLTHDYVHENSAYAS from the coding sequence GTGAGCGTCACCGCCGCATCCGGGTTCGCCGCAGCGGGCGTCGTCGCCGGCCTCAAGGCGAGCGGCCGGCGCGATCTCGCCCTCGTCAGGAACCTCGGCCCGCTGAACGCCGCTGCCGCCGTCTTCACCACCAACCGCTGCAAGGCGAACCCGGTGCTGTGGAGCCAGCAGGTCATGCAGGACGGCGTGGTGTCCGCGATCGTCCTCAACTCGGGCGGTGCCAACTGCTACACCGGGTCGCAGGGCTTCCAGGTCACGCACGCCACCGCCGAGGCCGTCGCGACCGAGCTGGGCGTCTCAGCGGGTGACGTCCTGGTCTGCTCCACGGGCCTGATCGGTGAGCAGCTGCCGCTGGACAAGCTGGTCGCCGGAGTCACGACGGCCGCCAACGCGCTCGCCCGCGACGCGGGGCTCGGAGCGGCGGAGGCCATCATGACCACCGACACCCGGGCCAAGGAGGCGCAGTTCCGGTCGCCGAACGGCTGGACGGTCGGCGGCATGGCGAAGGGCGCCGGGATGCTCGCGCCCGGGCTCGCCACGATGCTGGTCGTCGTCACGACCGACGCGGTGCTCACCTCCGGACGGCTGGATGCGGCCCTGCGCCGTGCGACGCGGGTCACCTTCGACCGCCTCGACTCGGACGGCTGCATGTCCACCAACGACACCGTCGCCCTCCTGGCCTCCGGCGCCAGCGGCGTGGAGCCGGGCGACGAGGAGTTCGCGCTGGCGCTCACGGCCGTCTGCCGCGACCTCGCCGAGCAGCTGCAGGCGGACGCCGAGGGCGCGTCGCACGACATCGCGATCGAGGTCGTGAACGCCGCGAGCGAGGACGACGCGGTCGTCGTCGGCCGGGCCGTGTCGCGCAGCAACCTGTTCAAAGCCGCGATCTTCGGCAACGACCCCAATTGGGGCCGCGTGCTCGCCGCCGTCGGCACGACCGACGCGGAGTTCGACCCGTACGGCATCGACGTCGCCATCAACGGCGTCCAGGTGTGCACGTCGGGCGAGCCCGACCAGCCGCGCGACCTGGTCGATCTCACGCCGCGCGCCGTCCACGTCCTCATCGACCTGCACGCGGGCGACGAGACGGCGACCATCCTGACCAACGACCTCACGCACGACTACGTGCACGAGAACAGCGCGTACGCCAGCTGA